In Geitlerinema sp. PCC 9228, a single genomic region encodes these proteins:
- a CDS encoding adenylate/guanylate cyclase domain-containing protein yields the protein MRELFDAAVRAISQFLYKQTTLILVILFCVGVGVAISSMSRLSENIIQSQALETAAWYSESLREARTLYSSQTIDRLENDANLDVTVTHDYTKHAGAVPLPATFLMELSKNLTSEERGTVVRLYSDYPFPWRQEEGGPRDTYEREALAYLKQHPDQPFYRFETFQGRESLRYAEADIMEASCVGCHNSHPQTPKDDWQVGDVRGIFEVTQPLDTYVAQTNVELRSLSAMLGGLSILGVTGIAVVIRRLRHISRELEKRVRERTAQLQESNEQLAAQQQRSEQLLLNILPAAIAARLKQGNQKIAQGFTEVTILFADLVNFTQLAEQLPAEMLVDILNDLFSEFDTLTDKHDLEKIKTIGDAYMVAGGLPIPRNDHAEAVAEMALDLLHAVEEFNDKYHQSIRIRVGINTGPVVAGVIGKKKFIYDLWGDAVNLASRMESCGEVGCIQVSESTYRRLRSKYVFQERGLVTVKGKGKITSYWLTGRQLCSLPAAE from the coding sequence ATGCGCGAACTATTTGATGCTGCAGTTCGTGCGATTTCTCAGTTTTTGTACAAACAAACCACCCTCATCCTGGTGATTTTGTTTTGCGTCGGCGTTGGCGTCGCCATCAGCAGCATGTCTCGCCTTTCCGAAAATATCATCCAATCGCAAGCGTTGGAAACCGCAGCTTGGTATTCGGAATCCCTTCGGGAAGCACGGACCCTCTACAGTTCCCAGACGATTGACAGATTGGAAAACGATGCCAACCTCGACGTAACCGTTACCCACGATTATACCAAACATGCAGGTGCTGTGCCCCTGCCAGCCACATTTTTAATGGAACTTAGCAAAAACCTAACATCCGAGGAAAGAGGTACGGTTGTGCGTTTGTATAGCGATTATCCATTTCCTTGGCGGCAGGAAGAGGGAGGACCGCGAGATACCTACGAACGAGAAGCGCTAGCATATTTAAAGCAGCATCCGGACCAACCATTTTATCGGTTTGAAACTTTCCAAGGTCGGGAATCTTTGCGATATGCGGAAGCCGATATTATGGAAGCTAGCTGCGTAGGGTGTCACAATTCTCACCCGCAAACGCCAAAAGATGACTGGCAGGTAGGAGATGTACGGGGAATTTTTGAAGTGACGCAACCGTTGGATACGTATGTAGCGCAAACCAACGTAGAATTGCGTAGTTTATCGGCAATGTTGGGTGGTTTGTCGATTTTGGGAGTGACTGGCATTGCGGTGGTGATTCGACGGTTGCGGCATATTTCCCGGGAGTTAGAAAAACGGGTTAGAGAACGTACGGCGCAATTGCAGGAGAGTAACGAACAACTGGCAGCCCAACAGCAGCGATCGGAACAATTGCTATTGAATATTTTACCAGCCGCGATCGCCGCTCGTCTAAAACAGGGAAATCAAAAAATTGCCCAAGGTTTTACCGAAGTGACGATTTTATTTGCCGATTTGGTGAATTTTACCCAACTTGCGGAACAGTTACCGGCAGAAATGTTGGTCGATATTCTCAACGATTTGTTTTCTGAATTTGACACCCTAACCGACAAACACGATTTAGAAAAAATCAAGACCATCGGCGATGCCTATATGGTAGCTGGTGGTTTGCCAATCCCAAGAAACGACCATGCAGAAGCGGTAGCAGAAATGGCATTAGACCTTCTTCATGCTGTAGAAGAATTTAATGACAAATACCACCAATCTATCCGCATTCGCGTTGGCATCAATACAGGTCCGGTGGTGGCTGGCGTAATTGGGAAAAAGAAATTTATCTACGATTTGTGGGGAGACGCGGTGAATTTAGCATCTCGCATGGAGTCATGTGGGGAAGTTGGCTGCATTCAAGTTTCGGAAAGTACCTATCGGCGTTTGCGAAGCAAGTATGTGTTTCAAGAACGAGGTTTAGTAACGGTGAAAGGTAAGGGAAAAATTACCTCGTATTGGCTGACAGGCAGGCAGCTTTGTTCTTTGCCGGCGGCTGAATAG
- a CDS encoding sulfotransferase family 2 domain-containing protein, translated as MEKYKENVKKFLLEYEIPILWKWGTGLWRFQAKQQVHIDNQNKYIFIHIPKTAGTSVRSALKTADFPHKSEGTRWIYHKHTPALTIKRNISNSIWDSHFKFAFVRNPWDLMVSSYFWWLRKGRSYKESIANKAKQVEQCSDFKEFLLSDFGSTHINEFEAKDLSHWLCDENGEIIVDFVGKVENLERDLEYVFNQLGTSCPKLKVSNASQRDIYQKYYDRETKENIENRFKWTIETFNYDF; from the coding sequence ATGGAAAAATATAAAGAAAACGTAAAAAAGTTCCTGCTTGAATATGAAATCCCAATTTTATGGAAATGGGGAACGGGACTCTGGAGATTCCAAGCCAAACAACAAGTCCATATAGATAACCAAAATAAATATATTTTTATCCATATTCCCAAAACAGCAGGGACTTCTGTTAGGTCTGCCCTTAAAACAGCTGATTTTCCTCATAAATCTGAGGGAACAAGATGGATATATCATAAGCATACGCCTGCTTTAACAATTAAACGGAATATTAGCAACTCTATTTGGGACAGTCACTTCAAATTTGCTTTTGTCCGAAATCCTTGGGATTTAATGGTTTCATCATATTTTTGGTGGTTGAGAAAAGGAAGAAGTTATAAAGAAAGTATTGCTAACAAAGCCAAACAAGTCGAACAATGTTCGGATTTTAAAGAATTTCTTTTGAGCGATTTTGGAAGTACGCATATCAATGAATTTGAAGCGAAAGATTTATCGCATTGGCTTTGCGACGAAAACGGGGAAATTATTGTTGATTTTGTCGGAAAAGTTGAAAATCTAGAACGAGATTTGGAATATGTCTTTAACCAACTGGGTACCTCTTGTCCAAAGTTGAAAGTCAGCAATGCCAGCCAGCGAGATATTTATCAAAAATATTACGATCGCGAAACCAAAGAAAACATAGAAAATCGCTTTAAGTGGACCATTGAAACCTTCAATTACGATTTTTAG
- a CDS encoding GUN4 domain-containing protein, with protein METCRICQQECTDEQQFCRHCGYPFPTTPKLDDTSQSSSELLSQRETWERDIWRKYEQLQQQQQELSRNYQQLQQKFEQQQQQITELQQENARLQGQLETQNHSQPSQQQLVEQLREVLQENQSSQPEEKITEQYQTLQQQISQLQQQITNFQQENTQLHQKLESQLFIQQQNTLDEVPLQSAVGYDYRRLRDLLAAGKWKQADKKTVHAMLAVAGREEKGFLRKKDIDNFPCEDLQTIDRLWVKSSNGKFGFSVQKQIYKNLGGTDKFEGKTWRKFGDTVGWRREGEWKSHEKLQWYKATTLPKGYLPVLIKFLYPDRHVSVLNKVTHEKLWGLGVIFFSRVETCEL; from the coding sequence GTGGAAACCTGTCGTATCTGCCAGCAAGAATGTACGGACGAGCAGCAGTTTTGCCGCCACTGTGGCTATCCGTTTCCCACAACTCCGAAGCTGGATGACACTTCCCAGTCATCTTCAGAACTTCTATCTCAAAGAGAGACGTGGGAAAGAGACATCTGGCGGAAGTACGAACAATTGCAACAGCAGCAACAGGAACTCTCTCGCAACTATCAGCAGTTGCAGCAAAAATTCGAACAACAGCAGCAGCAAATCACAGAATTACAGCAAGAAAATGCTCGACTTCAGGGTCAATTAGAAACTCAAAATCATTCCCAACCATCGCAGCAACAGTTGGTAGAGCAATTGCGGGAAGTCTTGCAAGAAAATCAGAGTAGCCAACCAGAAGAAAAAATCACCGAACAATACCAAACCTTACAGCAACAAATTAGCCAACTGCAACAACAAATAACCAACTTCCAGCAAGAAAATACGCAACTCCATCAAAAATTAGAATCCCAACTTTTTATCCAACAGCAAAATACCCTCGATGAAGTTCCCCTACAAAGTGCTGTAGGATACGATTATAGGCGATTGCGAGACTTGCTAGCGGCTGGCAAATGGAAACAAGCCGATAAAAAAACAGTTCATGCTATGTTGGCAGTTGCCGGTAGGGAAGAGAAGGGATTTCTCCGTAAAAAAGATATCGATAATTTTCCTTGTGAAGACCTGCAAACCATAGACCGTTTGTGGGTGAAATCGAGTAATGGCAAATTTGGATTCAGCGTCCAAAAACAAATTTATAAAAATTTGGGGGGTACAGATAAGTTTGAAGGAAAAACATGGAGAAAATTTGGCGATACGGTTGGTTGGCGACGGGAAGGAGAATGGAAATCACATGAAAAACTACAATGGTATAAAGCAACCACGCTGCCGAAGGGATATCTCCCCGTGTTAATAAAGTTTCTCTATCCCGATAGGCATGTTTCCGTGTTGAATAAAGTTACTCATGAAAAATTATGGGGGTTGGGGGTCATTTTCTTTTCTCGTGTAGAAACCTGTGAATTATAA